In the genome of Mercurialis annua linkage group LG8, ddMerAnnu1.2, whole genome shotgun sequence, the window GAGCAAAACTTCCCTATCGGCGTTCTTTGTTGTAAATTCATCAGCCAGCTACCAAGCTCTTTTGGGACGAGATTGGATTCATGCCAATTGGTGCGTTCCTTCATCCTTACACCAGTTTCTGCTCTTTTGGAAGGGAAATGAGGTGGAGGTGGTATGGGCAGACACAAAGCCATTTACCACTGCCACCAACATGGTAGAAGCCCGTTATTATGACTCATGTGTTGGCCCCATCCAATTTACTGGGAAAAGTAAAAAAGGGCAGAAGAAAGAGAAATCCGACAAACCTCTGAATGTGCATGAAGAGGTCAAAAGAAAAGCAACTGAGATACTTGGATCAACGGCTATTATTCCATACAACAAGCCGTGTTCCTCCATCACCATTGAAGAAATTAATGATTAAGCTCACCTCTAGTGAGTTTGCAGCAGCTGCATCTGCTATCTTAAAAGAACGTATGCAGTACATTATGGAAGGAATTATGGAGGAAAACAACTTGGCAGAGGTTCTAGATGCTGAAGTggtttatgaagaagaagaagtttctGAAGATCATGAGATTGGCTTGGAGGAGCTAGAACAAGCACCTCCTTGGATAGATAATGAAGCCATCCATGTTAGATAGGAGTTAGAAGAAGTGAATCTTGGAACCTCTGAGGAACCTCAGGTAACTTTTGTTAGTAAAAACCTAGAGGttggtttaaaaacaaaattaactgtACTCTTGCAGGAATACAAAGATTGCTTTGCATGGCAATATTCTGATATGCCGGGGTTAAGCAGGACATTGGTAGAACATCGGCTTCCTATTAAGCCCGAGTTTCAGCCATACCGCCAACCTCCAAGAAGAGTGTCAAAAGAAGTTGAATTAAAGGTAAAAgaggaaattgaaaaattgtgtaAAGCAGGCTTTATTAGGCATGCTAAATATAGTAATTGGTTAGCAAATGTTGTTCCAGTGGTTAAAAAGAATGGAAAACTTAGAATATGCATAGACTTTAGGGACTTAAATGAAGCAACTCCTAAAGATATTTATGCTATGCCAATTGCTGACACTCTTATTGATGCTACAGCTAATCATTATCTTTTGTCTTTTATGGATTGTTTTGCTGGATATAACCAGATTATGGTGGCTAAAGAagacatctccaaaacggcATTTAGATGTCCAGGATCTATTGGGACATTTGAATGGGTGGTCATGCCGTTTGGTTTACGTAATGCTGGtgcaacatatcagagggctATGAATGCCATCTTCCACGACCTCTTAGGTAAAACTATGGAGGTTTATATTGATGATGTTGttgtaaaatcaaaactaatgaAAGATCATTTGAAAAATCTAGAGGAAGCATTTAGGAGGATGAGAGTTCACTGTTTAAAACTCAATCCTTTGAAATGCGCCTTTGGtgtaaaagctggaaattttttggggtttttggtcCATGAAAGAGGCATTGAAGTggaccaaaacaaaaccaaagctaTTCGAGAAGCTAAACCGCCTAGAAATAAAACAGAACTTCAGAGGTTTCTTGGGCAGGTTAATTACTTAAGGAGATTTATATCTAATCTTGCAGGAAAAACAAAAGTGTTCTCAGAActgttgaaattaaaaaaggagGATGTCTTCAGATGGGAAACCATCCATCAAGAGGCTTTTGATGAAATTAAAGATTATCTAATGAAGCCTCCTGTATTGATGCCTCCCAAAAAGGGTATACCTCTGAGGTTGTACATTTCAGCAGCCGAAGGTTCAATTGGATGTCTGCTAGCCCAGAGCAACCAAGATGGACATGAACAGGCTATTTATTATTTGAGCCGTTCGATGACATCTACAGAGGTTAGATACACTCCTATCATGAAATtgtgtttggctttgttttttgCCTGCACTAAGTTAAGACACTATCTGCTTAGTAATAGAGTTTATGTGGTGTCTCAAACCGACTTGATGAAATATATGCTAAACAAACCTGTTTTATCAGGAAATATTGGAAAGTGGTTATTAAGTTTGGCAGACTTTCATTTGATTTATCATCCCCAGAAGTCGGTCAAAGGTCAGGCTCTAGCAGATTTCCTAGCCGACCACCCATGTATAAACCTAGGAGATGAAAGTAAATTTGACTTACCGGTTTTTATGAATGAACATAGACCTTGGATGCTTAAATTTGATGGGTCTAGTACAGATAGGTCTGCGGGTGCTGGAATCATAATAGTATCACCTTCTGGAGCTAAGACCTCCTTGTCTTTTAATCTTGACTTTGAATGTACAAATAATCAATCTGAGTATGAGGCTTTGATTATTGGATTAGAAATCCTCCTAGATCTaggtgctaaaaaggtcaaaataaTTGGAGATTCTCAATTGGTTATTAGACAAGTGTCTGGGGAATATAAATGTATGAGTTACTCTTTAACTTCTTATTATGCTATTGCTATACAGTTAATAGAGAGTTTTGAAGAGGTTGAATTAGTACATGTTCCTAGAGAGGAAAATTGGGAGGCCGATGAATTATCACAGCTAGCATCTGGCCTACGTCTGTCGGAGGAGTTAACCCACCGACTAGTAATGGTACAAAGAAAAACTCacccttcaatttttaaaagaggAGTACAACtagatattttcaatattgatGATAACTTAGTACAGGATTGGAGGAGAGATATTAAAAAGTACCTGGAGAATCCTAGCAAGAAGATGATGTATAAAGTAAGAATGAGAGCTGTTAACTACGTGCTCATAGAAGATGTTTTATACAGAAGAGGATTCGACAACCTATTGCTAAGATGCCTTGGAACTACAGAGGCACTAGAGGTCATGAAACAAACTCATGAAGGAGTTTGTGGAGCACATCAATCCGGAGTAAAAATGAGATGGCTGATCCGAAGACATGGTTACTTCTGGCCATCTATCCTAAAAGATTGCATGACTTTTGCAAAGGGTTGTCAATCGTGCCAAAGGTATGGAAACATACAAAGACTTCCAGCTGCTGAGTTGAAGTCTGTCATCAAACCATGGCCATTCAGAGGTTGGGCCATAGATTTGATAGGTAAAATATATCCTCCATCTTCTAAAAATCACAGTTTCATAATTGTAGCTACTGATTATTTTACCAAATGGGTAGTCGCCAAGCCATTGGTAAAGACAGAGCAAAAAtatgttattaaatttattaaagaggAAATTATTCATCAATTTGGAATTCCACAAT includes:
- the LOC126661743 gene encoding uncharacterized protein LOC126661743 encodes the protein MQYIMEGIMEENNLAEVLDAEVVYEEEEVSEDHEIGLEELEQAPPWIDNEAIHEYKDCFAWQYSDMPGLSRTLVEHRLPIKPEFQPYRQPPRRVSKEVELKVKEEIEKLCKAGFIRHAKYSNWLANVVPVVKKNGKLRICIDFRDLNEATPKDIYAMPIADTLIDATANHYLLSFMDCFAGYNQIMVAKEDISKTAFRCPGSIGTFEWVVMPFGLRNAGATYQRAMNAIFHDLLGKTMEVYIDDVVVKSKLMKDHLKNLEEAFRRMRVHCLKLNPLKCAFGVKAGNFLGFLVHERGIEVDQNKTKAIREAKPPRNKTELQRFLGQVNYLRRFISNLAGKTKVFSELLKLKKEDVFRWETIHQEAFDEIKDYLMKPPVLMPPKKGIPLRLYISAAEGSIGCLLAQSNQDGHEQAIYYLSRSMTSTEVRYTPIMKLCLALFFACTKLRHYLLSNRVYVVSQTDLMKYMLNKPVLSGNIGKWLLSLADFHLIYHPQKSVKGQALADFLADHPCINLGDESKFDLPVFMNEHRPWMLKFDGSSTDRSAGAGIIIVSPSGAKTSLSFNLDFECTNNQSEYEALIIGLEILLDLGAKKVKIIGDSQLVIRQVSGEYKCMSYSLTSYYAIAIQLIESFEEVELVHVPREENWEADELSQLASGLRLSEELTHRLVMVQRKTHPSIFKRGVQLDIFNIDDNLVQDWRRDIKKYLENPSKKMMYKVRMRAVNYVLIEDVLYRRGFDNLLLRCLGTTEALEVMKQTHEGVCGAHQSGVKMRWLIRRHGYFWPSILKDCMTFAKGCQSCQRYGNIQRLPAAELKSVIKPWPFRGWAIDLIGKIYPPSSKNHSFIIVATDYFTKWVVAKPLVKTEQKYVIKFIKEEIIHQFGIPQSVTTDQGTMFTGKEMQEFATDYGIKLLTSTPYYAQANGQAESSNKIIINIVQKMLEENPKDWQRILSEALWAYRTSRRNATGVSPFMLTYGHDAVLPIEVVVRSLRVAKQNHLTPEDYNETMMMELENLEEGRLQALNNMIIQKKKVSRSYNKKVRPKIFQEDELVWKLILPPGTKDREYGKWSTNWEGPFLVHKVMKGNAYWLSSLEGEPHKKFINGKYLKKYTPTIWEKYNLEMT